The region GGACCGCCAAGCGAATGGCGCACAGCCGACGGTTGCCAAAGTCACTTTCGCGGCTTATACGATGGACGCGCCGACGAGCCCCGGTAAGCCGATTGCAGCCGGTACCGATGCCATCATGTTCCAACCGATGGAGGCAGGCTTCATCAAATTCAAAATCATCAAAATTGACTGGTCACCGCTCGGAACAACCTTCGACGGTTCGGCCGACTTTAAGATCATCGTGCGTAACCTCTGGGTGGACATGTCGCCGCAAATCTACCTGGAAGGCAAAAAGGGAGGCAATCCTGCCGCGATGCGCAAACGCTACATTACCGCACAGAACTTTGAATATGTCAAAGGTGACTCCTTGCCGCCGCCCCAAATTTTCAAGGTGGACAAGAATGGAAGTTATGCGTTTACGGTTGGGGTCAAGGCCGTAACGCCCAAAACAACCGAGGAAAAGCCCTTTGATTTTGTGTTCAATTTTAAGGTGGAGGGGTTGCTGAAAAGCATTGACGTTCCGGTTGTGGTCGATGTACCGGAGCCACCCATTGAAACTACCAAAGTAGCGCCTCCGAAACAGACCGAGTTTCCGGACATCGATGCAGCGGTCAAAATCGCCAAGGAAAATGAAGATGCCGAGGCACTGATTGACTTGATCCAAGATAATCCGGAGGTGCCAAGCTGCCGAGAAGCGCGCGCTTATCTTGCGATCAAAATGACCAAGGAATTGATCGATAGCGTGACCTACCGCGTTGATATTTCTTATGCCAAATTCACGCGGGCATTGCCTAATCGGGATCAAATCAACCTGAGTTTTTCGCGATTCGGTAGTCCTATTAGTGAAACTGCCGTCAACGCCCAATGGCGCGACGGTAAACTTTATGTGCGTCCTCCCAAGGACTCCCTTGACTATGTCGTCGGTGCGACCCACAAAGTTGCTCCCGAAAACAAGGCGTCGATTACCCTCAACAGTGTCAAGGACAACATCAAGTTTGCCTACCGCGACACGATGGAAGGCGCACGCGTCGAAATCAAAGTCAAAGGTGGCAAGGCACCCTATACGGTTTTCTTGCAGCGTCTGACCGAAGGCGTGTTTTTTGAGGTGGAAGGCAGCATGGCCATTTCCGGTGACACCGTCATCGACAAGGAAAAGATTGCCCGCATTTTCAAATTGGCAGAGGAAGGCGATTACCGTTTGTCCTTGGTCGATGCCGAGCAACTCAAGAAAACCGGTTCGGGTACGGTTCACATCGTTCCGCCACCGCCGATTCCGCCGATTGTATGGTACATCGCCCTTGGCTTGCTTGTGGCATTTTTCATCGGCTTCCTTCTCTACCGCCGCGAACAGCGCCGCAAAGACGAAGAGCTCGAGAAACTCCTCGAATCCCGCGGTGGATCCGACCCGCGTGTCAAGCGCAAGCCCAAACCCGAATTGCAGCGTTTTTGGAAGGAAACCGCCATCAGCGAACTGTCCTTGCACAAAAATTTCATTCGCGAAGTGGCCACCTACCTCAAGGAAAGGCCGCATTTCAAGTCAGACAAGCCCCTCGTCGAAGGCGTTTTGCTGGGGACGGTGCTCAAATTCGACTTTGAAAATGAGCAATACGAAGTGCGTTTGGACCGTTTCCGCGCCATCGCTCCGCATCCCGTCGATTTCTACGAAGATGCCGGCGACGTGGAAAAATGGCCTGAAATCAAGGAAGTCGCCGCCGACCACCGCGACCTCGTGAAAATCGGGTGGTTGCAAGTCGTCGAAGGCCGCCCCATGCGCTTGTCACAAATCGAGCAGGAATTTCAGGATGAGCAATTCAGCGAATTGTTTCAATTGCTCCTCAAAATTGACTTTGTCGATGGCAAAAAGCTTTGCGGATTCTTTACCAGGACGACATCCGGCAAGATCAACGACGTCAATGACCGCCTCGATGGCATCGACTATTGGCTCAATTGGGACGAACTCGAAGATGCAGGCTACTACGAAGCCGGCTCAAAACCGGTCCGTGACGAAAGTGGCGCGGGCAAAATCAAGGTCAAAATCAAAGGTCAGGAAACTGCATAGGTGATCGAATGGGAAAATTGCTCCGCAAGCTTTTGATGTTGTGTTGCCTGCTGCTGCCACTGACAGCCGCAGCGCAAAAATTGACATCGTTTAATATCAGCGTCCCCAATGCCATTGCGGATTCGACCTTCAGGATTCAATATGTCGTCTCCAATACCCGCATTCCAGGCTATTTGGATGTCCATGTCAAGTTCATGACAGGCGATTCCGTACCGGGAACCAAGTACTTGGAAGACAGCCTCCACCTGATGGAATTCCTGCCCGGCGCGACTGCACCGAGCGAAATGGAAATCCAAAAAGTCGTGGCCAAACGTTTTGACGTGGTCACGGTGCTCATGGACATCAGCTCGTCGATGTGGAAGCAGGAGAATGGCAAATATGTGTACATGGATTCGGCCAAAGCCATTGTCGATTCCATTGTGCGCGGATTGGATGCCCCTTATGCAGCCAAAATCTACACCTACGACGAAATTTGGTACGAGCGCACGCTTGCCGGCGAAAATTCGTTTTTGAATTCGCAGAAGCCTGCCGTCGCCCGCTACACCTATTTATATGAGAACGTCGCCAAGGCGATCGACCGCATGGCCGATGCCCGCGGCCGCAAGCTCCTCATCGTCGTCGGGGACGGCGAAGACGACCAAAGCAACCGCAAACCCGAGGAACGCTTCACCCGCAAGCAGCTGATCGACAAGATCCGCGGACTCGACGAGACCTTTGTCATCTACCCGATCCTCTTCGGCGAAAAGACCTATATCGAGAATACCCAACCCCTCGTCTCCGCCACCCGCAACCGCGAAGACAGCGTCTCCTACGGCATTGCCTGCGCCGGATTGTGCACGGAGGTGAAAGGCTTTTCCAAATGGCCCGCCACGCATACGATCCTGGTCAAGTCCACCGCCTACCCCCACGTCGGCCGCGTGAACTATGTCGAGGCCCGTCTCGGCGCCCTCCGCGATACCTCCGAATACCGCCTGGGTGGCCTTTACAACCCTTGGAATGAGCAAAGCACCTGGCAAATCGACTCCTTGGTCGGCGGCGCGGTGATCATTTTGCTGTTTGTGATCTTCGCGGTGTTTATTCCCCGGCGCCAATGGAAAGATTTCCGCAACAAATACGTCAAACAATATTGGCAGGTCAAGCAGGAGGGGGTGCGTCGCTATGATCCACTCACCAAGTTTCCGTTTCGAGACGAAGACGAAGTCGTGGTGCGCTGCGAACACATGACGTCCATGGAAACCTGGCAATTCGAAGGGCGAAAAGGAGGGAAGGACGGCGGAAACCGCAAGCGCAAAAACCGTTGCATTTATTATCCCAACAAATGCGAAGGAGGCCACGGCCCCGGCGGGAGCAGCGACTTTTTTGCCCAAGTCGGCGTCTTCAAGCAACTATTCTGGGTCTTCATGGCCGCAGTGGGCGCTTTTGTCGGATGGGGATTATGGGCCCTGTTTGAGAATAATAAGAAGGTTTATTGGAATCTGAACATGGACCGGCTTGCGAGCAGGCCATGGGTGCAACAACGGTGGGGCCTGAAAGGTGTCACCGAGGCGCCCCTCGAAGACAGCATCCGCATTGCCCGCGAAGGTTTCCTCAATTCGTTTTTTGAGCAGCTTGTACTCGGGGGCATCATGGGCGCCCTGATTGTCTTCCTGATTGCCATCGCCTCCGAAATTTCACAGTCGCGTGGCGGCCTCGGCGGATGGAACCTGATCAAAGCGCTTTTGCGCTCCGTTTTGCGGGGCCTCATCGGTGGCATCCTGTCCCTGATGGTATTTGCCGGATTTGGTTATCTCCAAGGATTTGTCTTCTCGACGCATTTGTATTTCCCGGGATTGCTCGCCTTTTTGCTCTTGGGCCTATTGCTTGCTTTTGTGCTCACCGTGCGCTCCGGCATTCGTGGCGGACGTGGTTTGATGGCGGGTTTGGCGGCAGGATTTGTGGCTTTCCATGTCTATTACCTCCCGATGGTTTTGGTGCATGCCCGCGGCTACGAAGCTCCCAAATTGTTTGCATTTCTGGTCTTTGGCAGCGTGTTGGCCTTGATTCTCTCCGAAGGTTCGCCTGCCTTGGAAGCCTCTGAAATGGAAGTATGGACCATGCGCAAGAAGTATGGCATGGTGCATATCACCGACCTGCTCCGCAAAAACGAAGAAGTGACCATCGGCCGCGGCCCAACTGCGACGATCCGCATGAAAGTGCGCCATACCCATACGCACAACGCCCCGGGCAATGCCACGCAGACCTTTGCCAAGCTCGTCTTGCGCAACGAAGTCGTGTACATCGTCCCCGAAATCTTCACGGAAGTCAACGGCGACCCCGTGGCCCCCAACGAACGCGTGGCGCTCTTCGACGGCGACAAGGTCAGCTTTGACCACCGGAGTCCGTCCCACCTCATGTACCGCGAGCACCGCGGCGGCCTCCACCCCAAATGGCGCTTCCGCAACCGCCGGAATCGCAGACTCAAGCGTCAACAAGCAAGGGACGCGCAGGGAGTTTAAGTGAAAAGTGAAAAGTGATCAGTGATAAGTTGGTTGTGGAGAGTTGAGAGTTATGAAGCGTTGGCCTCCGGCCAAAACGCTGATCGACCGCACGCCGGAGCCCGCTCAGAGCGAAGCGTGGAGGCGTAATTTCTTGAGTGAAAAGTGATCAGTGAAAAGTGAAAAGTTGATTGTGAAGAGTTGGTTGATTTGTGAACCTGAATTGAAATATTTGCGGATGATCGATGTTTGATTGGGCGGTTGTTTTTGGTTTGGAACCAATTCTGTTTTCGTTTTTTTCCTGTTTCCCTGTTTTCACGTTTGTTGTGAACGTAGATAGGCGATAAATCGCGCATCTACGAATAAATACCAATCATTTCATGGGATTTCAATCGCATTGGGCGGAGCCCCAATGTTATTATCCTTGTTTTAACGTTTGTTGTGATCGTAGATACGCGATTGATCGCGTATCTACGATCACGAGGCACGAATACGCCCCAATCCCCACCATTGCAATGAAACCCATCTGATGCCGCCCATCTTCCGAACGGCGCGATGGGGTGCGTAATCCCTCACGAAGCCGCCGCCACCAAGACCAACAAATCCAAATCACTGCTTTCTTGCACGAATCCCTTGAATACAAAACAGCCCAAGACCATCAGCAGCAACAGGTCTTCGGCCGGAACGGCATTCGGAAACACCATCATCTTGGGTTGGACCGAATTGGGGTTTGTACAGCCTTCGAGTTGGTAGCGCAGTACTTCCTGTTGGTCTGCGGCGAGGAAGGTCAGCGTCACCAACGGCGCATTGCGCAGCTTCATCCCATACTGCCTTCCCCCGGCAAATTGGACGGTGCCGTTGCTCCCGAAAATAGCGTGCTTGAACGTCAACAAGGTTTGCCCGTCCCGCTCCACAAGGGTCTTCGGATTCCAAAAGCCCTCCTTCCGGATGCGGTAATCCTTCCCCGCGAATGTGAAACTTGCCTGCGTCGCCGAGGCGGTGCTGAGTTCGAGGACCCTGTCGCCCTTGCTGTGGAGGACCGCCTTGTCCTTGAGAAATGTCCAAACAAGCGGCGGGCGAAGTACTGTCGTGAGATTTTCCATCTTCTTTCCTGTTTTTCTTTCCCTATTGGTAGCCGAAGGGGCGGGATTCTTACAGGGGGGGGAGAGTTTTTTTGTGACCGGATTTTGATTACTTGCAATGTGGACCGAATCGCTTTCGTGGTAGCGAAGGCCTGCACCCTTCGCTAGGGGATTGCGCCCCATCGGGGATTTTGGGGGAGCGTACCCTTCAATAAAAATGAAGCGGTTAGGTCGGGGGTGACGACGCTAGTGTTGAATAACAACCTTCGCGGTAACCGTAGCCGCTTTGTGTCGGAATTGCACAAAATACAATCCATCGGGAAGCGAAATTGATGAGACTGAAATTGTGTGGTCACCTGCCGTGAATGCTTTGCCCTCCAGGATGCGACGGAGATCGATTCCCGCGGGATTGAGCAATGTTGCTGTGAGAATGTCTTCGTTCGCAAGGTGAATGTCTATGTAGATCACATCATCAGCAGGGTTTGGAAAAACAGCTATTTGAAATGCATCTTGTTGATTCCCAGGATCAATCAATGGAGGTGTTTCGCTTTCGTCAGGATCCATCTCAATACTTTCTTCGGAAAGCGCTTCAAGGTTACCTACTTGTGTGGTAGGCAAATCAGGATTCGCAAGTCTAAACTGCGGACAGCAAGCCACAGGTTCTGGAAGAATGTCCACATCAGCTCCGGGATCGATCCGGAAATCAGTTGTTGGTCGGGTGTCAAACCCGTTTGTGAAATGAAAGCCCAAGTTGCTCGTGCTCGCAGCCCAGAAATAAGGTACTCTGAGGGCTTCATCACTACCAATTATGATCGAGTCGCAGGCATACCAATCATGGGTGCCGTAGTAGGGGCCGCCATAGAGGTGAAGTATTTGATAATGCGTCGGTGATGGCTCAAGCCCAAAAAGTGGTGGGACGTAGTTTGGGGCAACGGAAAAAGCATCATGTGCGAGGTCATTGGAGGCATACACTTGGGTCAACTTTGAAATTTGAGAACCGCAATTTTCAAGCTTCACAACAATTGTATAGGTGTCGCCAGTCGGTAATGGTTGCCCGCTATTGTTTCTTCCATCCCAACAAAGGCTGAAGGTTTCATAACCATTGGCATTGTGACCTGTTTCATGGTAAACGGGTGTCATTCGCGAATAAACGTCCAATTCGTATGAACTCACGTTGTTGATATTGGTCATACACCAATTGTCAAAAACGTTGTCGCCATTGGGGGTCATGTAGTTCCGAATGCTGTTGTTGTTCCATGAGATTAGTCCATTAGGATCACAATCGGTGCAGGGTGATTTTGTAAGGTGAAAGTCGTCGATATAGATATACGCGGCATAAGACCCAACTCCGTAATAATCTCCCTGTCCATTGTTGAGGACGATAAACCAATCTAACTGATTGTGGAAAGAGTTGGGAACCATGATTTGTGTGCTTATGTTTTGCCAAACTCCGATGTTTGCCGTCGGAAGACTCATTGAGGCTGCCAAATAACTGCAATGATTCATTCCAGCACCGAGATATATTTCAATGGCGTATGTTTGCGTATCGCAGGCCAAAAGGTAGTCAAAATCAAGGTTGTAGTAGCCGGCTTCCAATTTGTTTTGCAGTCGCTGTTGAACGCCTTCGCCTTCACGATAGTTTGGATATTTGACAAGTCCTGCATAGTGGTTGCCATCGTTGGTAGGCACGAATGGCCAAATATTGAATGAATTTTGAAAGGAAAGTCGGCATGAGACCGTTCCTTGGAACCCATTGGGCGTTCCTTTGAACCAATCTGATGTACCATAAGCTCCTACCCCAAGTGTTGTATAATTCTTCCATCGAAAGACATTGGGATCAAAATCGGCAAGATTATTCGGTTGTGGTGCCCCGCTTTCAAAACTGTGATTTCGTATCAGGTTTTGTTGGGCATTTGCATTCGGCAAAATTGAAATGACCAAGAGAAGAGGCAATATGCCGAGGAAATACATTCTACACGAGGTGGACATGTTCATTTCGTAGAGTGATTAAAAGGTGAAACCGAAATTCAATTCTCCAATGGTTTGGAGTCCACGCCTATACTTGCCGAGATACTGGTAGGACAGAAAATCAAAGGATCCTTCCAAAGTGATTCGCTGGCCAATTGGAAAAATAATCCCAGTCTTTACCCTGGGATCAATAACCCATCGTTTTTCATAGCTGTTTGGAATGGAGGTATGACCTGCCGAAATTCTCGCGTGATGCCGACCGAAACCAAGTCTTGGCTCAAGAAACCATTGCAATCGCTGATGGCTTTTCATGGAAAATGGCCTTGCGTATCGCAAGCCGAAGAAGATGCTGATATTTTGCTGGGTCACATAAAAACTGATTGGTTCCGACCACCCTTGAGGCCAAACGTAGATATCTTCATAATCGTGGAGGTAATAACGATATTCCGCATCGAGAACGATTGAAAGTCGAGGTGATCGTATCAAGCGGCGCTCAACCTCCACGGAGGCGCGAAGGGAAGGCATAAAAAAGGTTGCAGGCGGTCCGAAAATGTCAAATTTCAAAATCGTTGGGCGGGATGAGAGTGTATCCTGACCAAAGCAAGTTCCTTCCAAAAGCATTGCGATTAAAAACAATGTCAAGCATGAAAACTTCCTCATATCCATTTGCTGTGCTGAACCTTTCGCATTGCTCCATTCAAAACCAAAACCCGATACTTACCTCTGGATAAGCATCTATCCTATATGTACCTGAACCAAGAAGTCGATAGGGCCCCACATCGCCCGATATTTCTAAGCCGATTCGCCTGCCGATCCGGAACTCTATCCCTCCACGAAGGCGGGCGGTCGCGCCCAAGCGATTTTTTCGACCATAATCGATCATACCTCCAGCATCTTGAAACCTGGCATAGCTACCGACGATGCCTGCCCGTAACTCTGCATACAAGCCTAGTCCAAAGCCATCTCGTTTGACCAAGCCCTTTGTCAATCTTGGGCCTGCAAGAAGATTCAGGTCCATTTGGTGCGACGACGCAAAGTCGATCCAATTGCCGTTGGGGTCATATACTGAGATAAATTCCGGCTGCCTTGAAAACATCAATTCACTTACGATCGAAAGAAACTTGACATTCGGCAGTTTCCTTTCATAACGCAAGTCGGCATTCCACCAGAAAAATTGAACCGAGCCAAATCGGAGCATCATACTAGGCCCCAACAAGTTGGTCTTGATGCCATTTTTGAGCACACTCTCCGACGTCTGTCCCCAAACTGCGGCAGAAAACAAAAGTAGGCAAGCGAGTGAAAGGAAGGCTTTCATTGCTTGATCGCCTTTTTGAGCGCATCGACATCCTGTTGGAGGGCTTGGTTGGTGGCGATGATCTTCTCATTTTCTGCCTTTAGCTCCAACAAATACAAAGTCAGTTCTTCGATTTTTTCGAGAGACTTGGCTTGCATTTCACCAAGGTCAATGCCATCTGCGGCTACCTCAACTGCACTTGGCACGCCTGGCAAACGCCCGTTCAACGCGATGAAGGTGGCAACTTCAGAAAGTGGCATCAGTTTGTAATCTGATTGGAATACATAGTCTGCCCAAGCTGGATAAACGTGGGCGGCTTTTGCGCGGATGTGACCATTCACACAGAGTTTGTATTCTCGGTTCCCCTCAAAAAAATTCGAAGTACCAACCCCAATATGGTTCGCAACAAGGATATCCCCGCCAAATTGGACAGTTTTTGCAGACTGCATGTTTATCTGAAGCTTTGAATTCTGGTTACCAGCTGTTTCAAGGAAGCCATTTGTGCCATTGTGCCCAATGGTGATGGCATTGTTGGCATTTGATGCTTGTTGAATGGAGGTCGTACCATTGGCTGAAACCAAAGCCAAGGTGCCTGTCCCGCCCACAGATTCCAGTCGGCCAAAGGTCCCGTCGTGCGAGAGCGCCACGAAATTTGAAGGATTGGTAGCTTGCGCCACTTTGGCCGTGCCCTGCACAAAAAGACGTGTACCACTTGCTGGGGCAGATCCTATGCCGACCGCTCCTTGCTCATTTAACTGTATGCCTGCGGGAAATGACGCAGTTGCATCAGCGATTTGAGATGGCGCCACGCTGAATTGAAGTATCCCCGCAGCCGATTGGTACTCCATTTTTGCGGCGGTCCCAAGCTGATAGTGGTGCTGTGTCGCGCCATTTTGATACATGTTGAAACCGATAGTCCGCACAACATCCGCAAGGCCAATATCCTGACGGTTGAATGTAACTCCCATGTGGTCATAGACTTGAAATGCTGCCTTAGCGTCTGCACCCTGTACCACTACATTGCCGGCGGGTGTGACACGCATTCGCTCAATCCCGTTGCTGTAGACGCGGAATGCAACCGGATTGGTCGTGCCGATGAAGCAATCAGGACCAGCAGCATTCCCATTACCGTCCCAAATCAACAGGTTGCAATCTCCACCGCCCGTGCCTGGGTCGGTTGCTTTTCCGAGACTGCCATCTGGCATCACGATTACAGTGGCCGTATCTGCGGAGGAAAGTGAGGCAATCTTCACGGTTCCGGTTGCACTCAGGCTCAGTCGCTCGGTGCCGTCGGTCTTCAAAACGAGTGGTGTCGGATTTGTCGTTCCGATGAAACAATTGGAACTTGGAGCATTGCCGCCGGTGGTCCAAGGTGTCTGTCCAAAGCCAACAACACAAGCAAAAGCAGACAAAATTGTCGTCAACACAGACTTTCTAAAGGTGATTTTTGTGCACATAGGGCATGATTGGCTACGTAATTAAAGCTTGAAAGCTTCAAGTTAATGACAATTTTGTGGAATTCCAAAGGAGAATTCGAATCCCCCCCCCCCTCACTCAACCCGAACCAAATCAATCTCCTTCATCAAGCGATCCGTCTCCACAAGTGCCACCACGATCTTTTGATAATGCAAGATGTCCTCATAGCTCAGCTCGCGGTCTTTGCGGTCTTTGAGCCATTTTTGACAGGGTTGGTAGCCGCCGATGTAAAATTCCCAGGCGATTGGGGGGACGTTGCTGAAGTGCTGCGTGTCGTTGATATAGACATTGCCGTCTTGGTAGCGGGGTTTGGTGACTTTGTTGTCGCCATCTGCGGGGTAGCCGGTGATCATCTTGCCGAGCAGGGGACTTTCCAGCAAGTGCAACTGTCTGATCTCTCCGCCGAGCTTCACGAGTTTCCAGAAGCGCTCGACATCCTTGGGGTAGGGGATGCGCGGGAAGCTGATTTTCAAGAACTCTTTGTTTTTCTTGCGATAGGATCGAGAATGGAGTATTGAATAGATGTAATCGACCAAGTCAATTGGGGCAAAATTTCCAAAGTGGGTGGCTTTTTCTGGTGTTAATTGCAATCCAAGTTTTAATTCAATTTGCGTGATTACCTCCGAGTTGAAATTAGGTGTTCTGACTGAATCATTGCCTAATGTCAATTGCTTTGTGTCCTTTGGGTATATATATAGTGGGAATATATCGTTAATGTTGTAGGCACTGCAACTCTTATGGCCTGCAATAAACCGGGTCACGTACGCACCAGATTCCTCCATCTCCGGTACTTGCTTTGGGCAAATGATACCTATATTGTTCCTGCTCAGCAAATGGCTCATTATCTTCTGCTGTGGGCTAGAATATAGCCCCCTCGAATTTCCGGAGTAAAGTGTCCATCGGAAATCAAAAGGTCGATAACAAACCTGTACGTAATTTTGATCGATATTGCTTTTTCCTGCGTCAGCTTTTGCAGTATTGTATGTCCAATCACGTGCATCCTTCTGTCGCTTGTATTTTACCCGCCATGACAATTCGGATAGTGACAATAAGTCTGCAACCTTCTCAAGCTGCTCTCCCTTGGAAAATGAAATGTTAAGGCTATCATTCGCGCTCACAAAACCCGCGGAGTTTTGCTTAAATAAATCATTGATTGCGAATCCTTTCTGATAATCTTCAATGCCACTAAAATGTTGCGGATTAAGGAAGTAATATGGCTTGGTTGGAAGAACTGTTTCCCAACTGATTGATCGAAGGCTTTCATTAAGCAAAAAGTCATATTTCAATTCTCTTTTGCCAGGCAAATCAAAGTGATAAACTTTTGCCTCAACTTGCTGTGCCTTTTCGGTTTTTACGAAGATATTTATTGACACCCCTTGCTGGATGTCAAAAACATTTTGATCAACTGACCCATCGGCCGCTGTTTCTTTCTTTTTGGAATTGCCATGTAAGTCAATAGTGTAAATTACATCGAATGTTTTCAGCAAATTCCATCGCATTCCTCTGAACGTTGGATTGTCTAGGAACCCGTGTGGGTTGATAAACGCCAATATTCCACTACCGTTTTTTTCAATGAAGTGCTGTCCATATCGAATGAATTTGACGTAATCATCGTTAAGCCAGTGTTTTCGCTCACCAAAATACTCTCCATCAACGTACTTGTAATCATCAACCAATTTGCCGATCCATTCTCCATTGTTCGAGGAAATTCCCGAATACGGCGGAT is a window of Bacteroidota bacterium DNA encoding:
- a CDS encoding VWA domain-containing protein, producing MGKLLRKLLMLCCLLLPLTAAAQKLTSFNISVPNAIADSTFRIQYVVSNTRIPGYLDVHVKFMTGDSVPGTKYLEDSLHLMEFLPGATAPSEMEIQKVVAKRFDVVTVLMDISSSMWKQENGKYVYMDSAKAIVDSIVRGLDAPYAAKIYTYDEIWYERTLAGENSFLNSQKPAVARYTYLYENVAKAIDRMADARGRKLLIVVGDGEDDQSNRKPEERFTRKQLIDKIRGLDETFVIYPILFGEKTYIENTQPLVSATRNREDSVSYGIACAGLCTEVKGFSKWPATHTILVKSTAYPHVGRVNYVEARLGALRDTSEYRLGGLYNPWNEQSTWQIDSLVGGAVIILLFVIFAVFIPRRQWKDFRNKYVKQYWQVKQEGVRRYDPLTKFPFRDEDEVVVRCEHMTSMETWQFEGRKGGKDGGNRKRKNRCIYYPNKCEGGHGPGGSSDFFAQVGVFKQLFWVFMAAVGAFVGWGLWALFENNKKVYWNLNMDRLASRPWVQQRWGLKGVTEAPLEDSIRIAREGFLNSFFEQLVLGGIMGALIVFLIAIASEISQSRGGLGGWNLIKALLRSVLRGLIGGILSLMVFAGFGYLQGFVFSTHLYFPGLLAFLLLGLLLAFVLTVRSGIRGGRGLMAGLAAGFVAFHVYYLPMVLVHARGYEAPKLFAFLVFGSVLALILSEGSPALEASEMEVWTMRKKYGMVHITDLLRKNEEVTIGRGPTATIRMKVRHTHTHNAPGNATQTFAKLVLRNEVVYIVPEIFTEVNGDPVAPNERVALFDGDKVSFDHRSPSHLMYREHRGGLHPKWRFRNRRNRRLKRQQARDAQGV
- a CDS encoding gliding motility-associated C-terminal domain-containing protein; protein product: MPTNDGNHYAGLVKYPNYREGEGVQQRLQNKLEAGYYNLDFDYLLACDTQTYAIEIYLGAGMNHCSYLAASMSLPTANIGVWQNISTQIMVPNSFHNQLDWFIVLNNGQGDYYGVGSYAAYIYIDDFHLTKSPCTDCDPNGLISWNNNSIRNYMTPNGDNVFDNWCMTNINNVSSYELDVYSRMTPVYHETGHNANGYETFSLCWDGRNNSGQPLPTGDTYTIVVKLENCGSQISKLTQVYASNDLAHDAFSVAPNYVPPLFGLEPSPTHYQILHLYGGPYYGTHDWYACDSIIIGSDEALRVPYFWAASTSNLGFHFTNGFDTRPTTDFRIDPGADVDILPEPVACCPQFRLANPDLPTTQVGNLEALSEESIEMDPDESETPPLIDPGNQQDAFQIAVFPNPADDVIYIDIHLANEDILTATLLNPAGIDLRRILEGKAFTAGDHTISVSSISLPDGLYFVQFRHKAATVTAKVVIQH
- a CDS encoding N-6 DNA methylase, yielding MNVQQYIDILNVRFQTGISREHAYRGDLQQLLESMLEGVLVTNEPARIDCGAPDYILTRKDIPVGYIEAKDIGIDLKSKSLKEQFERYKASLTNLVFTDYLDFHFYRDGQLTTTVKIAEIKDGKIVALPENFETFVQLIKDFARVVTQSIKSPTKLAEMMAGKAKLLAGVIEKALDSDEETQENSQLKDQFIGFQQVLVHDITHKAFADMYAQTIAYGMFAARYHDPTLHDFSRQEAANLIPHSNPFLRKLFQSIAGYDLDTRIIWLVDDLVQIFLATDVAKIMRSFGRSTKQEDPVIHFYETFLANYDASLRKARGVWYTPEPVVNFIVRAVDDILKTEFGLPMGLADTGKTKIKVKVKSKATADRRSAVKDEILEQEVHKVQILDPATGTGTFLAEVIRHIHKRFENQAGIWPKYVENDLLPRLNGFELLMTSYAMAHLQLDILLTETGFTNPNKKRFKVFLTNSLEEAVDSEFNLFSQWLSQEANEANAIKREAPVMVVIGNPPYSGISSNNGEWIGKLVDDYKYVDGEYFGERKHWLNDDYVKFIRYGQHFIEKNGSGILAFINPHGFLDNPTFRGMRWNLLKTFDVIYTIDLHGNSKKKETAADGSVDQNVFDIQQGVSINIFVKTEKAQQVEAKVYHFDLPGKRELKYDFLLNESLRSISWETVLPTKPYYFLNPQHFSGIEDYQKGFAINDLFKQNSAGFVSANDSLNISFSKGEQLEKVADLLSLSELSWRVKYKRQKDARDWTYNTAKADAGKSNIDQNYVQVCYRPFDFRWTLYSGNSRGLYSSPQQKIMSHLLSRNNIGIICPKQVPEMEESGAYVTRFIAGHKSCSAYNINDIFPLYIYPKDTKQLTLGNDSVRTPNFNSEVITQIELKLGLQLTPEKATHFGNFAPIDLVDYIYSILHSRSYRKKNKEFLKISFPRIPYPKDVERFWKLVKLGGEIRQLHLLESPLLGKMITGYPADGDNKVTKPRYQDGNVYINDTQHFSNVPPIAWEFYIGGYQPCQKWLKDRKDRELSYEDILHYQKIVVALVETDRLMKEIDLVRVE